The window ACGTGGACCCGCTCGATGTCGGGTTCAGTCTCGGGGGTGTCCTGCTGATCACGAGCGACAAGGGGCTGCGCGACCGCGCGGGCCGCATGCTCGACCTCCTGCTCGACGGGCTCCGCTATCGCTCCGGCTGATGCGTCCGGGCGGGGAAGGCGTCCGCGCTCGGCCTCGCCTGACGGCACGCCTGCGGCGGTCCACACCGACTCAGAGAGATACACCACGACAGCACCACGGGGCTGGGTGCCACATCACCCGAGCGGCACGGGCATCGGCCGAGCTGGGCTGACGGCGTATCACCGCCTCAGGTTCTCGAACAGCACCATCCCGGCCGCCGTGTTGGACGCCGGTACGTGGTAGGCCTCGTACACACGGCGGATCCGGGGTCCCAGCGCGCCGCGCATGATCAGCCACATGATCAGCTCGATGCCCTCGGAGCCGGCCTCGCGGATGTACTCCTCGCGCGTCAGCGCGGCCAATTTCTCGGGGTCGTGCTCGATCGCGTCGAGGAACATCCGGTCGAAGTCCTGGTTGATCAGTCCCGCGCGGGCGCCGGCGAGCTGGTGGGACATGCCGCCGGTTCCGAAGACGGCGACCTTGAGGTCCTCGGGGAAGGAGCGGATGGCCTCGCCGAGCGCGCGGCCGAGGGCCAGGCACCGCGCGGCGGTCGGCTGCGGGTACTGGATGACGTTGACCAGGAGGGGGACCACCGCGCAGGGCCAGCGTTCGCCGGGGTCGGGGCAGTAGACCGACAGTGGAACGGTCAGGCCGTGGTCGACGTCGAGTTCCTGGTAGACGGTCAGGTCGAAGGAGGCGTCGATCAGGCTCTTGACGAGGTGGTCGGAGAACTCGGGGGCGCCCGTGACCGTGGGCACCGGGCGGCTGCCCCATCCTTCGTCGGCCACCTGGTACGACTCCGCCGTGCCGAGCGCGAAGGTCGGGGTGGCGCTCATGTCGACGGCGTTGGCGTGGTCGTTGTAGATGACCACCGCGACGTCGGGGGTGTGCCGGGCCATCCACTCCCGCGCCGGCGTGTATCCGTCGAACAGCCTTTTCCAGTACGGGTCTTGCGTCTTCCCGTGGTCCATGGCCGCACCGATCGACGGCACGTGCGAGGTCGCCAGACCCCATGTCACCTCAGCCAAAGCTCCGTCCTCCCGCTTTGAGCGCCTGCGTGAACTCCTCGGTGGTCATGCCGGTGAACACCCCGCCGAGGTACTGCATGGACTTCTGGTCGACCATGGCGAGCTTGAAGACGTAGAAGATGGAACCGCCCAGCTCCATCAGCCGGTTCCAGTCCCGCCGCAGAACGGCGTCCTGCTGCTCGGCCGTGAGCCCGAACTTCTCGCAGTACGCGGCTTCGTCGGCTTTGAACCTCTCCCGGTTCTCGGCGTCCTTGAAGGAACCGCAGAGCCGGTTCAA of the Streptomyces aurantiacus genome contains:
- the ligA gene encoding protocatechuate 4,5-dioxygenase subunit alpha, producing MSSTTPRVPGTYVFDAAENRRGRALNRLCGSFKDAENRERFKADEAAYCEKFGLTAEQQDAVLRRDWNRLMELGGSIFYVFKLAMVDQKSMQYLGGVFTGMTTEEFTQALKAGGRSFG
- a CDS encoding class III extradiol dioxygenase subunit beta, which produces MTWGLATSHVPSIGAAMDHGKTQDPYWKRLFDGYTPAREWMARHTPDVAVVIYNDHANAVDMSATPTFALGTAESYQVADEGWGSRPVPTVTGAPEFSDHLVKSLIDASFDLTVYQELDVDHGLTVPLSVYCPDPGERWPCAVVPLLVNVIQYPQPTAARCLALGRALGEAIRSFPEDLKVAVFGTGGMSHQLAGARAGLINQDFDRMFLDAIEHDPEKLAALTREEYIREAGSEGIELIMWLIMRGALGPRIRRVYEAYHVPASNTAAGMVLFENLRR